A genome region from Carya illinoinensis cultivar Pawnee chromosome 2, C.illinoinensisPawnee_v1, whole genome shotgun sequence includes the following:
- the LOC122298293 gene encoding uncharacterized protein LOC122298293 produces MINYDVRDSNSGTMIISKEVSPQDVTRIKQTLQVPDISDLLREVCNTNSKDLYFDLVRGNLKPQRVVRGRVTCLLSISLAITNAYGSMHGAAVAAVAEMVSIACARTMVAEDKELFLGEQSISYLSAAQTNAEVIVDGTVVRSGRNLTVVAVEFKLKETEQLVYTARATFYNMPLSKL; encoded by the exons ATGATCAATTATGATGTCCGGGATTCAAACTCCGGCACGATGATAATCTCCAAGGAAGTATCTCCTCAAGATGTCACTAGGATCAAGCAAACGCTTCAAGTACCAGACATCTCTGATCTCCTCCGAGAAGTTTGCAACACAAACTCGAAGGACTTGTACTTTGACCTGGTTCGCGGCAACCTCAAGCCCCAACGAGTCGTACGTGGCCGAGTCACCTGTCTCCTCTCGATCTCGCTCGCTATTACT AATGCCTACGGTTCAATGCATGGAGCGGCTGTCGCGGCTGTTGCTGAGATGGTGTCAATTGCTTGTGCTAGAACCATGGTGGCTGAGGACAAGGAACTCTTTCTTGGGGAACAGAGTATATCATATCTCTCCGCTGCTCAAACTAat GCAGAGGTGATAGTTGATGGCACTGTAGTCAGGAGTGGAAGAAATTTGACTGTAGTTGCAGTGGAGTTCAAGCTTAAGGAAACTGAGCAGTTGGTTTATACTGCTCGTGCCACTTTTTACAACATGCCTCTTTCAAAGCTATGA
- the LOC122298154 gene encoding pentatricopeptide repeat-containing protein At2g03880, mitochondrial: MLMIKSNLGTSRCHKSCRQFSPRDLARHVHSMVNSKFDSNRLLSNRLLNDLSKSGRIDEARKMFDNMFNRDEFSWNTMIAAYANSGRLAEAKKLFNETPNRSSITWSSLISGYCRYGCEMEALDLFREMLYEGLKLSQYTLGSALRGCSVLGLLQVGETIHGYLIKIGFVSNVFVVTALVDMYAKCKRILEAEYLFDTLPGRRNHVLWTAMVSGYSQNGDEFKAIECFRGMQAEGVESNQFTFPSILTACASVSAGDFGAQVHGCIVRSGFGANVFVQSALVNMYAKCGNLNSARRALENMEIDDVISWNSMIVGCVRHGFEQEALSLFKKMHARDMKINDFTYPSVLNSFASTMDMKTAKSVHCMIIKTGFEAYKLVSNALVDMYAKQGYLECALEVFSRIVDRDVISWTSLVTGYAHNGSHEEAIKLFCDMRTTGICPDEFVIASILSACAELTLLKFGQQVHANFIKFGLVSSLSIDNSLVTMYAKCGCIEDANGVFNSMQVQDVVTWTALIVGYAQNGRGKDSIQFYNRMIASGTKPDFITFIGLLFACSHAGLVDDGRWFFESMNQVFGIKPGAEHYACMIDLLGRSGKMNEAKELLNEMDVKPDATVWKALLAACRVHRNLELGEKAAKNLFQLEPSDAVPYVLLSNMYFSAGRWEDAARIRRVMKSMGISKEPGCSWIELNSHVHRFMSEDRGHPRTAEIYSKIDEIMILIKEAGYVPDMNFALHDMDEEGKELGLAYHSEKLAIAFGILTVPPGAPVRIFKNLRVCGDCHTAMKYISRVFLRHIILRDSNCFHHFRDGNCSCGDYW, translated from the coding sequence ATGCTTATGATCAAATCAAACTTAGGAACTTCCAGATGCCATAAATCGTGCCGTCAGTTCAGTCCCAGAGATTTAGCCCGGCATGTTCATAGCATGGTGAATTCTAAGTTTGACTCAAATCGGCTACTTTCGAACCGGCTGCTGAACGATTTGTCAAAATCTGGTCGAATTGATGAAGCCCGTAAAATGTTTGATAATATGTTTAATAGGGACGAGTTTAGCTGGAACACAATGATTGCTGCTTATGCGAATTCAGGGAGGTTGGCTGAAGCTAAAAAACTGTTTAATGAGACTCCTAATCGAAGTTCTATTACTTGGTCTTCTCTAATATCAGGGTATTGTCGATATGGTTGTGAAATGGAAGCTTTAGACTTGTTTAGGGAAATGCTGTATGAGGGACTAAAGCTGAGCCAATATACATTGGGTAGTGCTCTAAGGGGGTGCTCGGTATTGGGATTGCTGCAGGTAGGTGAAACCATTCATGGTTACTTAATAAAGATTGGATTCGTCTCTAATGTTTTTGTTGTCACTGCTCTTGTTGACATGTATGCAAAGTGCAAGCGCATTTTGGAAGCCGAATATCTTTTTGATACATTGCCTGGGAGGAGAAATCATGTGTTATGGACTGCTATGGTTTCTGGGTACTCCCAAAATGGTGATGAGTTTAAGGCAATTGAGTGTTTCCGAGGCATGCAGGCTGAAGGGGTTGAGTCCAATCAGTTTACATTTCCTAGCATTTTGACTGCTTGTGCATCAGTTTCAGCAGGTGATTTCGGGGCTCAGGTCCATGGATGCATAGTTAGGAGTGGTTTTGGGGCTAATGTGTTTGTTCAAAGTGCATTAGTTAATATGTATGCAAAATGTGGAAACTTGAACAGTGCAAGGAGGGCATTAGAGAATATGGAAATTGATGATGTGATTTCTTGGAACTCAATGATAGTTGGGTGTGTGAGGCATGGGTTTGAACAGGAAGCTCTGTCCTTATTCAAGAAAATGCATGCGAGAGATATGAAAATTAATGATTTTACATATCCATCAGTCCTAAACTCTTTCGCTTCCACAATGGATATGAAAACTGCTAAATCTGTTCATTGTATGATCATCAAGACTGGATTTGAAGCTTATAAGCTCGTGAGCAATGCTCTTGTTGACATGTATGCCAAACAAGGGTACTTAGAATGTGCATTAGAGGTGTTCAGTCGGATTGTAGACAGGGATGTGATCTCATGGACCTCCTTGGTCACAGGGTATGCTCACAATGGCTCTCATGAAGAAGCCattaagttgttttgtgataTGAGAACAACTGGAATTTGCCCGGATGAATTTGTGATTGCCAGCATTTTGAGTGCCTGTGCAGAACTGACACTACTAAAATTTGGGCAACAAGTTCACGCAAACTTTATTAAATTTGGACTTGTATCATCTTTGTCAATAGATAATTCCCTTGTCACAATGTATGCAAAATGTGGGTGTATAGAGGATGCTAATGGAGTCTTCAATTCAATGCAAGTTCAGGATGTAGTTACATGGACAGCTTTAATAGTTGGTTATGCACAGAATGGTAGAGGAAAGGATtccatacaattttacaatcgGATGATAGCCAGTGGCACAAAGCCAGActtcatcactttcattggctTACTATTTGCTTGCAGCCATGCTGGTCTTGTTGATGATGGTCGCTGGTTTTTTGAATCAATGAATCAGGTCTTTGGAATAAAACCAGGTGCTGAACACTATGCTTGTATGATTGATCTCTTGGGGCGCTCAGGAAAAATGAATGAGGCCAAGGAATTACTGAATGAAATGGATGTTAAACCAGATGCAACAGTATGGAAGGCACTACTTGCTGCATGTAGAGTACATAGGAATTTAGAGTTGGGAGAGAAGGCAGCAAAGaacctttttcaattggaaCCCTCAGATGCTGTGCCATATGTTCTATTATCTAACATGTATTTTTCAGCTGGTAGATGGGAAGATGCTGCAAGAATTCGAAGAGTGATGAAATCAATGGGAATCAGTAAGGAGCCAGGTTGCAGTTGGATTGAGCTGAACAGCCATGTGCATAGATTTATGTCAGAAGATAGAGGCCATCCAAGGACAGCTGAGATATATTCCAAGATAGATGAGATTATGATACTAATCAAGGAAGCTGGATATGTGCCAGACATGAATTTTGCACTTCATGACATGGATGAGGAGGGCAAGGAGCTTGGTCTAGCTTATCACAGTGAGAAGTTAGCCATTGCTTTTGGGATTCTCACTGTGCCACCTGGAGCACCTGTACGAATTTTTAAGAATCTTCGGGTTTGTGGGGATTGTCATACTGCTATGAAATATATATCAAGAGTATTTCTTCGGCATATTATTTTGAGGGATTCAAACTGTTTTCATCATTTTAGGGATGGAAATTGTTCTTGTGGGGACTATTGGTAG
- the LOC122298170 gene encoding E3 ubiquitin-protein ligase At1g63170-like: protein MRFKFKVEKPPPQIPRNQTNTGHAIQIEGTFHLHFPYQTPLLPIKTKTHPVSIPTFQISPLKPTNIPHTHKHAAPSSHLNTPALWFSTFHLNLRIVFFIASPTVLSLFSMPNSDRLPASSSPSESALDTSPLLGYSLADNLFRSRRFIRRTPPPPLRGASRLLRRASGRRMMLREPSFRVRENAAEQLEERQRDWAHSKPVIILDVLWNLAFVGIGFTVFGLSMKETPVVPLRLWIIGYVAQCLMHIACVIVVYRKPPVERTLGAEGSAGWENGADADSNSNSGSVSDAEEYGIEQRQVEEETSVVKNLETANTMFSFIWWIIGFYWVTVGGQTLTHDAPQLYWLCITLLAFDIVFVMICVAVASLVGIAVCCCLPCIITILYVVTDQEGATTDEIDRLPKYKFRKIGDVDKVDGEIQESFRGKMTECNTDTPIERVLSQEDAECCICLSAYDDGTELRELPCNHHFHCTCIDKWLHINATCPLCKFNILKSVNQSGEEA, encoded by the exons ATGCGCTTCAAATTCAAAGTTGAAAAGCCTCCCCCTCAAATTCCAAGAAACCAGACAAACACGGGCCACGCCATTCAAATCGAAGGTACCTTCCACCTCCATTTCCCATATCAGACCCCACTCCTTCCcatcaaaaccaaaacccatCCAGTTTCTATTCCAACCTTCCAAATTTCACCCTTAAAACCCACGAATATTCCTCACACACACAAGCATGCAGCTCCCAGTTCTCACCTGAACACACCTGCTTTGTGGTTTTCTACTTTCCACCTTAACCTTCGCATAGTTTTTTTTATCGCGTCACCCACGGTTCTGTCTCTTTTCAGTATGCCTAACTCCGACAGACTGCCGGCTTCTTCGTCTCCATCGGAGTCCGCTCTCGACACCTCGCCGCTCCTTGGCTACTCCCTAGCCGACAACCTCTTCCGGAGCCGCCGGTTCATCCGGCGCACGCCACCTCCGCCCCTTCGCGGAGCTTCCCGCCTTCTCCGGCGCGCCAGTGGGCGCCGCATGATGCTCCGTGAGCCCTCGTTCCGGGTCCGAGAGAACGCTGCCGAGCAGCTCGAGGAGCGGCAGCGTGACTGGGCGCACTCGAAGCCGGTGATAATATTGGATGTTCTGTGGAACCTGGCGTTTGTGGGAATTGGGTTCACAGTCTTCGGCCTGAGCATGAAGGAGACGCCGGTCGTCCCTTTGAGGCTCTGGATTATTGGGTACGTGGCGCAATGCTTGATGCACATAGCCTGTGTAATCGTGGTGTACAGAAAGCCACCCGTGGAGCGTACGTTGGGGGCGGAGGGAAGTGCGGGTTGGGAAAATGGTGCGGATGCGGATTCGAATTCAAATTCCGGGTCTGTGAGTGATGCAGAGGAGTATGGAATAGAGCAGCGTCAGGTTGAGGAAGAAACTAG TGTCGTGAAGAATCTTGAGACTGCAAATACAATGTTTTCATTTATCTGGTGGATCATTGGATTCTACTGGGTAACTGTTGGTGGTCAAACTTTGACACATGATGCGCCTCAGCTTTACTG GCTTTGTATTACGCTTCTAGCGTTCGATATCGTTTTTGTTATGATCTGCGTTGCCGTTGCATCTCTTGTTGGTATAGCTGTCTGCTGCTGTCTACCGTGCATAATCACAATCTTATATGTTGTGACAGATCAG GAAGGAGCAACAACGGATGAGATTGACAGATTGCCAAAGTACAAATTCCGGAAGATAGGTGATGTTGACAAAGTTGATGGTGAAATTCAAGAGTCGTTCAGAGGAAAGATGACTGAATGTAACACTGACACTCCCATTGAACGTGTTCTGTCCCAAGAGGATGCT GAGTGTTGTATCTGCCTTTCTGCCTACGATGACGGAACAGAACTGCGCGAACTTCCTTGCAATCACCATTTCCACTGCACCTGCATAGACAAGTGGCTACACATTAATGCCACTTGCCCTCTGTGCAAATTCAACATATTGAAGTCTGTAAACCAAAGTGGTGAAGAGGCatag
- the LOC122298191 gene encoding cell division protein FtsY homolog, chloroplastic has product MAASTAHLSLLSKSSPSSPSLPHVFFTLPKTNSVRANSRFRCSAGQTGFFTRLGRLLKEKAKSDVDKIVSGFSKTRDNLAVIDELLLYWNLADTDKVLDELEEALLVSDFGPKITIKIVESLREDILAGKLKSGNEIKDALKKSVLEFLTKSANKTELQLGFRKPSVILIVGVNGGGKTTSLGKLAYRLKKEGAKILMAAGDTFRAAASDQLEIWAERTGCEIVVAEGDNAKASSVLSQAVKRGKEQGFDVVLCDTSGRLHTNYSLMEELIACKKAVGKVVSGAPNEILLVLDGTTGLNMLPQAREFNEVVGITGLVLTKLDGSARGGCVVSVVDELGIPVKFVGVGEGVEDLQPFDAEAFVDAIFS; this is encoded by the exons ATGGCTGCTTCTACTGCTCATCTCTCCCTCCTCTCCAAATCGTCACCCTCCTCACCTTCATTGCCGCACGTCTTCTTCACTCTGCCCAAAACTAACTCCGTCCGGGCCAATTCCCGGTTCAGATGCTCGGCCGGACAGACGGGGTTCTTCACCCGGCTCGGTCGCTTGCTTAAGGAGAAGGCCAAGAGTGACGTCGACAAGATCGTCTCGGGCTTCTCGAAAACGCGCGACAACCTCGCTGTCATTGACGAGCTCCTCCTCTACTGGAACCTTGCTGATACCGATAAAGTCCTCGACGAACTCGAAGAG GCTCTACTGGTGTCTGATTTCGGACCAAAGATCACCATTAAGATTGTGGAGAGCTTGCGTGAGGATATATTGGCAGGGAAACTCAAGTCAGGGAATGAGATTAAG GATGCATTGAAGAAAAGTGTGTTGGAGTTTTTAACTAAAAGCGCTAATAAAACCGAGCTTCAACTTGGATTCAG GAAGCCATCTGTGATTCTGATTGTCGGCGTTAATGGAGGAGGCAAGACAACATCACTTG GAAAACTGGCCTATAGACTGAAAAAGGAAGGGGCCAAG ATATTGATGGCAGCAGGGGATACTTTTAGAGCAGCTGCTAGTGATCAGCTGGAGATATGGGCTGAGAGGACTGGATGTGAGATAGTTGTGGCTGAAGGAGACAACGCCAAAGCATCATCTG TTCTTTCACAAGCTGTCAAAAGAGGGAAAGAACAAGGTTTTGATGTAGTATTATGCGACACGTCTGGAC gTCTCCACACTAACTACAGCCTGATGGAAGAGTTGATTGCATGTAAAAAAGCTGTGGGCAAAGTTGTTTCAGGTGCACCAAAT GAGATCCTGCTAGTTTTGGATGGGACTACTGGTTTGAATATGCTACCACAAGCACGAGAGTTCAATGAA GTCGTTGGAATTACTGGTTTGGTTTTGACAAAACTTGATGGTTCTGCCAGAGGTGGCTGTGTG GTGAGCGTGGTAGATGAACTTGGCATCCCTGTAAAGTTTGTTGGTGTTGGAGAAGGTGTTGAAGACCTTCAACCGTTTGATGCTGAGGCCTTTGTTGATGCCATATTTTCATAG